In Corallococcus macrosporus, the following are encoded in one genomic region:
- a CDS encoding poly-gamma-glutamate biosynthesis protein PgsC/CapC, translated as MPLLSTLTLFPAYSLDTSILVAVLVGVLILALLTETLGWVFVGLVVPGYLASVFVIHPEAGCTVVAESLLTYGLALAFSSGLSRTGAWSEFFGRDRFFAVVLASVVVRAVSETWLLPVLGHWMDERWGTSFIVDRSLHSIGLVLVPLTANAFWKLKLRRGLWQVAVPVALTYVILRFVLLPGTNLSFSSLELMYEDVAQDFLSSPKAYIILLTTAFLAARFNLKYGWDFNGILVPALLALTWLEPLKLVATMAEVLLLVLAAKAVLSVPGLRTLNLEGPRKTVLVFCLGFLVKWTIGWAMGARIPGLKVTDLFGFGYLVPTLLAVKMLQKQVIARVLLPTLHTSLAGFLIGSLAGFGLSLIEPRPATALTAEAPHEHVPGLGLDRSPLGLMVMGRATARESDVGGSLRLKHGDLRAYTGLWNGLDAWLESGRAEAVSSLRTQAVALGLELRELPKQDGAPARYALVERVEGEGKAGWDTALLVPGAQGPVLEVPRPLTEAPSAEAAALLCERVSCRAVIVSGVDSHRAGLVLGDALSQSETPLRHAHDALSSRERVQLRVDPSLKPGQAVLHTPDGKAPRGLDALWPGAKVTAEAPPEPGGNWGESRVSVLRAGAFDLAALVLAQAPGLAEPMTERDALGTLMVTPEVARVPAVQPSDAELLVLEQQVASPLLGGGTADVPVELRTRWAGAMAALLGLRVHPVTECAGAAGCWWVTDAQETPGRLGAGLMVRPGGSPLALEVPSPAREAGTLPVAAEVWHESRATAMVFATASGDLPHPATFGELRTSFQAFHQAVHRALPKEQGWVLHLRGFSGRPSVEADVLVDVGSPVLTPAQRPADLEKLLSQEGPLGWLGQRVRYHDGSPELTGLNDASPQQVFSRTFGGARLATLWLSEPLRGAFVGPRLAAEELALTGLLPEEPRESPERALLADRLVAPTQPVSSALKEHFAELTASAERYVAQQNVHDLRALAQTKRVGNVTRSVKSGYSAEYGLPFLLVEARQGKQVLRAVYFLQQHPSPAKRAELTAGDAELASTVDLALRHRRPVVLTGEVSREEARR; from the coding sequence ATGCCGCTCCTTTCGACCCTGACACTGTTTCCGGCTTACTCCCTCGACACCTCCATCCTGGTGGCGGTGCTCGTGGGCGTGCTCATCCTGGCGCTCCTCACGGAGACGCTGGGGTGGGTCTTCGTGGGCCTCGTCGTCCCCGGCTACCTGGCCTCGGTGTTCGTCATCCACCCGGAGGCCGGCTGCACCGTGGTGGCGGAGTCGCTGCTCACCTACGGCCTGGCGCTGGCGTTCTCCAGTGGACTGTCCCGCACGGGGGCCTGGAGCGAGTTCTTCGGACGCGACCGCTTCTTCGCCGTGGTGCTCGCCAGCGTGGTGGTGCGCGCGGTGAGTGAGACGTGGCTGTTGCCCGTCCTGGGCCACTGGATGGACGAGCGCTGGGGCACGTCCTTCATCGTCGACCGCAGCCTGCACAGCATCGGCCTGGTGCTGGTGCCGCTCACCGCGAACGCCTTCTGGAAGCTGAAGCTGCGCCGCGGCCTGTGGCAGGTCGCCGTGCCGGTGGCGCTGACGTACGTCATCCTCCGCTTCGTGCTGCTGCCCGGCACCAACCTGTCCTTCTCCAGTCTGGAGCTGATGTACGAGGACGTGGCGCAGGACTTCCTGTCCAGCCCCAAGGCCTACATCATCCTGCTGACGACGGCGTTCCTCGCCGCGCGCTTCAACCTCAAGTACGGCTGGGACTTCAACGGCATCCTCGTGCCCGCGCTGCTGGCGCTCACGTGGCTGGAGCCCCTGAAGCTCGTGGCCACGATGGCGGAGGTGCTGCTGCTGGTGCTGGCCGCGAAGGCGGTGCTGTCGGTGCCGGGGCTGCGCACGCTCAACCTGGAGGGCCCTCGCAAGACGGTGCTCGTCTTCTGCCTGGGCTTCCTCGTGAAGTGGACCATCGGCTGGGCCATGGGCGCGCGCATCCCGGGCCTGAAGGTCACGGACCTCTTCGGCTTCGGCTACCTGGTGCCCACGCTGCTGGCGGTGAAGATGCTCCAGAAGCAGGTCATCGCGCGCGTGCTGCTGCCCACGCTGCACACGTCGCTGGCGGGCTTCCTCATCGGCAGCCTCGCGGGCTTCGGGCTGTCGCTCATCGAACCGCGTCCGGCCACCGCGCTGACGGCGGAGGCGCCGCACGAGCACGTGCCCGGGCTGGGCCTGGACCGGTCTCCGCTGGGCCTGATGGTGATGGGCCGCGCCACCGCGCGTGAGAGCGATGTGGGCGGCTCGCTGCGGCTGAAGCACGGCGACCTGCGCGCGTACACCGGGCTGTGGAACGGGCTGGACGCGTGGCTGGAGTCGGGCCGCGCGGAGGCCGTGTCCTCGCTGCGCACGCAGGCGGTGGCGCTGGGGCTGGAGCTTCGCGAGCTGCCGAAGCAGGACGGCGCGCCCGCGCGCTACGCGCTGGTGGAGCGCGTGGAGGGCGAGGGCAAGGCGGGCTGGGACACGGCGCTGCTCGTGCCCGGCGCGCAGGGCCCCGTGCTGGAGGTGCCGCGGCCGCTGACGGAGGCGCCGAGCGCCGAGGCCGCCGCGCTCCTGTGCGAGCGCGTGAGCTGCCGCGCCGTCATCGTGAGCGGTGTGGACTCGCACCGCGCGGGCCTGGTGCTGGGTGACGCGCTGTCGCAGTCGGAAACGCCGCTGCGCCACGCGCACGACGCGCTGTCGTCGCGGGAGCGCGTGCAGCTGCGCGTGGATCCTTCGCTGAAGCCGGGCCAGGCGGTGCTGCACACGCCGGACGGCAAGGCGCCTCGCGGGCTGGACGCGCTGTGGCCGGGCGCGAAGGTGACGGCGGAGGCTCCGCCGGAGCCCGGTGGCAACTGGGGTGAGTCGCGGGTGAGCGTGCTGCGCGCGGGCGCCTTCGACCTGGCCGCGCTGGTGCTGGCGCAGGCCCCCGGGCTGGCCGAGCCGATGACGGAGCGCGACGCGCTGGGCACGCTGATGGTGACGCCGGAGGTGGCGCGCGTGCCGGCGGTGCAGCCTTCGGACGCGGAGCTGCTGGTGCTGGAGCAGCAGGTGGCCTCGCCGCTCCTGGGCGGCGGCACGGCGGACGTGCCGGTGGAGCTGCGCACGCGCTGGGCCGGGGCCATGGCGGCGCTGCTGGGCCTGCGGGTGCACCCGGTGACGGAGTGCGCGGGCGCGGCCGGGTGCTGGTGGGTGACGGACGCGCAAGAGACGCCGGGCCGGCTGGGCGCGGGGCTGATGGTGCGGCCGGGCGGCTCGCCGCTGGCGCTGGAGGTGCCGTCGCCGGCCCGCGAGGCGGGCACGCTGCCGGTGGCCGCCGAGGTGTGGCACGAGTCGCGCGCCACCGCGATGGTGTTCGCCACCGCGTCGGGCGACCTGCCCCACCCGGCCACCTTCGGTGAGCTGCGCACGAGCTTCCAGGCGTTCCACCAGGCGGTGCACCGCGCGCTGCCGAAGGAGCAGGGCTGGGTGCTGCACCTGCGCGGCTTCTCCGGCCGGCCCTCCGTGGAAGCGGACGTGCTGGTGGACGTGGGCAGCCCGGTGCTGACGCCGGCGCAGCGGCCGGCGGACCTGGAGAAGCTGTTGTCGCAAGAGGGCCCGCTGGGCTGGCTGGGGCAGCGCGTGCGCTACCACGACGGCTCCCCGGAGCTGACGGGCCTCAACGACGCGAGCCCGCAGCAGGTCTTCTCCCGCACCTTCGGCGGAGCGCGGCTGGCCACGCTGTGGCTGTCCGAGCCGCTGCGCGGCGCCTTCGTGGGCCCGAGGCTGGCGGCCGAGGAGCTGGCGCTCACGGGGCTGCTGCCCGAGGAGCCGCGCGAGTCTCCCGAGCGCGCGCTGCTGGCGGACCGGCTGGTGGCGCCCACGCAGCCGGTGTCCTCCGCGCTGAAGGAGCACTTCGCGGAGCTGACCGCCAGCGCGGAGCGCTACGTCGCGCAGCAGAACGTGCACGACCTGCGGGCGCTGGCGCAGACGAAGCGCGTGGGCAACGTGACGCGTTCGGTGAAGTCCGGCTACAGCGCCGAATACGGCCTGCCCTTCCTCCTGGTGGAAGCGCGGCAGGGCAAGCAGGTGCTGCGCGCCGTCTATTTCCTTCAGCAGCACCCGTCGCCGGCGAAGCGCGCGGAGCTGACCGCGGGTGACGCGGAGCTCGCGAGCACGGTGGACCTGGCGCTGCGGCACCGCCGTCCTGTGGTGTTGACCGGGGAAGTCTCCCGCGAAGAGGCCCGTCGATGA
- a CDS encoding S53 family peptidase, with product MKRGVILTGVLLLAGWLGGCRDSDRLTSVGKPRPPGPTPVESTPTLPDSENSQPPPGKPPPAPEVVEPPPPPDPEEEVLDPTPVPTTDGVPGPLPGVYTDKGEAPETDLIRGLVSFPIRDKDALEQRIADIYKPGGSRFRQYMTPAEWMTKHAPLEKDVTIVTDWLKSEGMQVPFVATNRLLVQFVGTVGQFNKAFGVKLRVLERKSPQGGNDPHDVYGLTESVNAPAFVQKRIHAVVALDLPVPTGTMPGEFGQPSTEPPNPVSRGLTPQQVARAYNVDSLYQQGHQGQGTKLGVVIGAGFRWKDVRAFWKMWGIEREDPKVIQTMEPPVTRYREGTLDVEWAAAMAPKAEVLVYMGPDARNTSILYTYNEAISRGEVSVITTSFAHREDSEPKAVHEAYSHSSTMAAALGITIAAASGDSAGVDVPGNSPYVTAVGGTQLKMNGMTVTGETAWYYSGSGITRTFATPEWQKGLYPMPAKRAVVDVALNADTGYWYTWLGVTTPNTGTSFSSPIFAGLISVVNGARAQAAKPPVGWLNSQLYTLPDVQDTFRDITVGMTDRQYEAGPGWDIPTGWGAPDAEGLLRTLP from the coding sequence ATGAAACGCGGAGTCATCCTGACGGGTGTTCTGCTGCTGGCGGGTTGGTTGGGCGGTTGCCGTGACTCGGACCGTCTGACGTCGGTGGGCAAGCCGCGGCCTCCCGGGCCAACGCCGGTGGAGTCCACGCCCACCCTGCCCGACTCCGAGAACTCCCAGCCGCCGCCCGGCAAGCCGCCACCGGCACCCGAGGTCGTGGAGCCACCACCGCCGCCGGATCCGGAAGAGGAGGTGCTGGACCCCACGCCCGTCCCGACGACGGACGGTGTCCCCGGGCCCCTGCCGGGCGTCTACACGGACAAGGGCGAGGCGCCGGAGACGGACCTCATCCGGGGGCTCGTGTCCTTCCCCATCCGCGACAAGGACGCGCTGGAGCAGCGCATCGCGGACATCTACAAGCCGGGCGGCTCCCGCTTCCGCCAGTACATGACGCCCGCCGAGTGGATGACGAAGCACGCTCCGCTGGAGAAGGACGTCACCATCGTCACCGACTGGCTGAAGTCCGAGGGCATGCAGGTGCCCTTCGTCGCCACCAACCGGCTGCTGGTGCAGTTCGTGGGGACGGTGGGCCAGTTCAACAAGGCCTTCGGCGTGAAGCTGCGCGTCCTGGAGCGCAAGTCGCCCCAGGGCGGCAATGATCCGCACGACGTCTACGGCCTCACGGAGAGCGTCAACGCGCCGGCGTTCGTGCAGAAGCGCATCCACGCGGTCGTCGCGCTGGACCTGCCCGTGCCGACAGGCACGATGCCCGGCGAGTTCGGTCAGCCGTCCACGGAGCCACCCAACCCCGTCAGCCGGGGCCTCACGCCGCAGCAGGTGGCGCGCGCGTACAACGTGGACTCGCTCTACCAGCAGGGCCACCAGGGCCAGGGCACGAAGCTGGGCGTGGTGATTGGCGCCGGCTTCCGGTGGAAGGACGTGCGCGCCTTCTGGAAGATGTGGGGCATCGAGCGCGAGGACCCCAAGGTCATCCAGACCATGGAGCCGCCCGTCACGCGCTACCGCGAGGGCACGCTGGACGTGGAGTGGGCCGCGGCGATGGCGCCCAAGGCGGAGGTGCTCGTCTACATGGGCCCGGACGCGCGCAACACGTCCATCCTCTACACCTACAACGAGGCCATCTCGCGCGGCGAGGTGAGCGTCATCACCACGTCCTTCGCGCACCGCGAGGACTCCGAGCCGAAGGCAGTGCACGAGGCGTACAGCCACTCCAGCACCATGGCCGCCGCGCTGGGCATCACCATCGCCGCCGCGAGCGGTGACTCCGCGGGCGTGGACGTGCCGGGCAACAGCCCCTACGTCACCGCCGTGGGCGGCACGCAGTTGAAGATGAACGGCATGACGGTGACGGGCGAGACGGCCTGGTACTACTCCGGCTCCGGCATCACCCGCACCTTCGCCACGCCCGAGTGGCAGAAGGGCCTCTACCCGATGCCCGCCAAGCGCGCGGTGGTGGACGTCGCGCTCAACGCGGACACGGGCTACTGGTACACGTGGCTGGGCGTCACCACGCCCAACACCGGCACGTCGTTCTCCTCGCCCATCTTCGCGGGGCTCATCTCCGTGGTGAACGGCGCGCGCGCGCAAGCCGCGAAGCCGCCGGTGGGCTGGCTCAACTCGCAGCTCTACACGCTGCCCGACGTGCAGGACACCTTCCGAGACATCACCGTGGGCATGACCGACCGTCAGTACGAAGCCGGGCCGGGCTGGGACATCCCCACCGGCTGGGGCGCACCCGACGCGGAGGGACTGTTGCGGACCCTGCCCTGA
- a CDS encoding HEAT repeat domain-containing protein, protein MRLPTALLLLFFLLPSAALAQGDTRITFLGRQLEKGRDPRARSQAALVLGATEDPEAVTPLCGGLKDPSELVRAAVAKGLGALLEPGGLDCLQAVKGETDTTVQAAVAESIKAIKAYQARRPRFYLSLDTLKDKTGSVPAELVKVTEARLRSKLVRRGAQLAPEKESKAGAKGVLKKLGVHGYRITAEIQKTDSGGLRLALLCMTYPEQSLMGQVEVNAAGAPPADLLKALIPRAIEEAAATFDWSSET, encoded by the coding sequence ATGCGGCTGCCGACAGCACTCCTGCTCCTCTTCTTCCTGCTGCCGAGCGCTGCGCTGGCGCAGGGAGACACGCGCATCACCTTCCTGGGCCGTCAGCTGGAAAAGGGAAGGGATCCGCGTGCCCGCTCACAAGCCGCGCTCGTGTTGGGCGCCACCGAGGATCCCGAGGCGGTGACGCCTTTGTGCGGCGGCCTCAAGGACCCCAGCGAGCTGGTGCGCGCGGCGGTGGCGAAGGGCCTGGGCGCCCTCCTGGAGCCGGGCGGGCTCGACTGCCTCCAGGCGGTGAAGGGAGAGACGGACACCACGGTGCAGGCGGCGGTGGCGGAGTCCATCAAGGCCATCAAGGCCTACCAGGCGCGCCGGCCGCGCTTCTACCTGTCGCTGGACACGCTGAAGGACAAGACGGGCAGCGTGCCCGCGGAGCTGGTGAAGGTGACGGAGGCGCGGCTTCGCTCCAAGCTGGTGCGCCGGGGCGCGCAGCTGGCGCCGGAGAAGGAGTCCAAGGCCGGGGCGAAGGGCGTGCTCAAGAAGCTGGGTGTGCACGGCTACCGCATCACGGCGGAGATCCAGAAGACGGACAGTGGAGGCCTGCGCCTGGCGCTCCTGTGCATGACGTACCCGGAGCAGTCCCTGATGGGACAGGTGGAAGTGAACGCCGCGGGAGCTCCGCCCGCGGACCTGTTGAAGGCCCTGATCCCCCGAGCCATCGAGGAAGCCGCCGCGACCTTCGACTGGAGCAGCGAGACATGA
- a CDS encoding signal protein, with protein sequence MTTTTAQAPTTKRRWRNYLLDAPFQLKLTAYIVGVSLVMAALLGIFLVRAANSLMHETATAVDARSAAAEVSRELSGATLSNELMAHMNDPAFEKQFREQAQAIDAKYEAERSAIVAQRAELERHQHLTWWVLGGCLLTFIVVVALATIVVTHRMAGPLFRIKRMMREVADGSLNPPQHGLREGDELQDVFEAARDMTQRLRARQTEDSRALSEALAQARASGATGPWVDELSALEARYRERLAR encoded by the coding sequence ATGACGACGACCACGGCCCAGGCCCCGACGACGAAGCGCCGCTGGCGCAACTACCTGCTCGACGCGCCCTTCCAGCTGAAGCTCACCGCGTACATCGTCGGTGTGTCGCTGGTGATGGCGGCGCTGCTGGGCATCTTCCTGGTGCGCGCGGCGAACTCGCTGATGCACGAGACGGCGACGGCGGTGGACGCCCGCTCGGCGGCGGCGGAGGTGAGCCGCGAGCTGTCCGGCGCCACGCTCTCCAACGAGCTGATGGCCCACATGAACGACCCGGCGTTCGAGAAGCAGTTCCGGGAGCAGGCGCAGGCCATCGACGCCAAGTACGAGGCGGAGCGCTCGGCCATCGTCGCGCAGCGCGCGGAGCTGGAGCGCCACCAGCACCTGACGTGGTGGGTGCTGGGCGGCTGCCTGCTGACGTTCATCGTGGTGGTGGCGCTGGCGACCATCGTGGTGACGCACCGGATGGCGGGCCCGCTCTTCCGCATCAAGCGCATGATGCGCGAGGTGGCCGACGGCAGCCTGAACCCGCCGCAGCACGGCCTGCGTGAAGGCGACGAACTGCAGGACGTCTTCGAGGCCGCGCGGGACATGACCCAGCGGCTGCGCGCGCGGCAGACCGAGGACTCGCGCGCGCTGTCGGAGGCCCTGGCGCAGGCACGCGCGAGCGGCGCCACGGGCCCCTGGGTGGACGAACTCAGCGCCCTGGAAGCGCGCTACCGCGAGCGGCTGGCTCGATAG
- a CDS encoding helicase C-terminal domain-containing protein: MGSSELFTRHVFLDLETTGLDPRVDEVIEVGCLFFEHGREVDRFSRLYSASRPLNLTIRRLTGLSDAQLAGQPRFDAERAELRERLKGWTVVAHNAPFEKGFLPDVLGGVPVLDSCELMHYLHPELPSHSLESLMRWAKLGSQQPHRALHDCVAVHAVLVHALDGCVRDGRAEDVADLLATLDPRARAALGPTPLLDTLTEEDARDLAADAEARPLLGLLSRLWEACRATPVPLNLETTGGFLRARPERKRANGGRPPPEPELDATPLPVRPDEVAQILGPGGALERGGGFLSRPAQLEMAHAVARTLSDGGQVAVEAGTGTGKSLAYLTPAALFAARNGLKVGVAPHTKTLQDQLLEKDLPRLHQATGGAFGYALLKGQTNYLCRRRALEATRVEPGMNHTARAPRAYVRAYLRRSLDGDLDRLSHWFRERFPGMHGLVPSVRSEAATTLGERCPHHHKCFYHSAVAQAREADVLVINQSLAFAWPARYGRLDHLVLDEAHELEDVATTALTVELSDLAFLRLTERLHGRDGRRGLFAELRRALAATRRDESRVLMSEVDDALRTLLQEARALGEQVTALCEPASAMPGEDADDAAYAPELRVTDAVRALPAWEPVREGLVAVRTALQRVHTLLAVRVLAALPELAVKQPSLERELAGATTELGELSVLAGELAGEPDAKRCYAARAEPRKGRWSVGAQPVDVSEAVAKDFAANKRALVMASATLGTGDGVPFVLKRLGLKPPLLRAPSPFHLGQQALVVLVTDAPRAHEEPFIDWASGRISGLAQVMGGRVLGLFASTRRLERVSREVQARLEPHGIEVLRQSRGHGRSLAARQERDTGTVLLGTKSFWQGVDIPGRGVGCVFIDKLPLEPASRPLVAAREEPLAKAGNEYLGFLQYRLPRALLLMRQGVGRLIRSTTDRGIVVIADPGHASYRPMLLQALAGYRVVALPWAQARLLLHSELMQMGLTADTARV, translated from the coding sequence ATGGGCAGCTCGGAGCTCTTCACCCGGCACGTCTTCCTGGACCTCGAAACGACGGGGCTCGACCCCCGCGTGGATGAGGTCATCGAAGTGGGCTGCCTCTTCTTCGAGCATGGCCGGGAGGTGGACCGCTTCTCCCGGCTGTACTCGGCGTCGCGCCCGCTGAACCTCACCATCCGCCGGCTCACCGGCCTCTCCGATGCGCAGCTCGCCGGACAGCCCCGCTTCGACGCGGAGCGCGCGGAGCTGCGGGAGCGGCTGAAGGGCTGGACGGTGGTGGCGCACAACGCCCCGTTCGAGAAGGGCTTCCTCCCGGACGTGCTCGGCGGCGTGCCGGTGCTCGACTCGTGCGAGCTCATGCACTACCTGCACCCGGAGCTGCCCAGCCACTCGCTGGAGTCGCTGATGCGGTGGGCGAAGCTGGGCTCGCAGCAGCCGCACCGCGCGCTCCACGACTGCGTGGCGGTGCACGCGGTGCTGGTGCACGCGCTGGACGGCTGCGTGCGGGACGGCCGCGCGGAGGACGTGGCGGACCTGCTGGCCACCCTGGATCCGCGCGCGCGCGCGGCGCTGGGGCCCACGCCGCTGCTGGACACGCTGACGGAGGAGGACGCTCGCGACCTGGCGGCGGACGCGGAGGCGCGGCCCCTCCTGGGACTGCTGTCGCGGCTGTGGGAGGCGTGCCGGGCGACGCCGGTGCCGCTGAACCTGGAGACGACGGGCGGCTTCCTGCGCGCGCGGCCGGAGCGCAAGCGCGCCAATGGCGGCAGGCCGCCTCCCGAACCCGAGCTGGACGCGACGCCACTGCCGGTGCGGCCGGACGAGGTGGCGCAAATCCTGGGCCCCGGCGGCGCGCTGGAGCGCGGGGGCGGGTTCCTGTCCCGGCCCGCGCAACTGGAGATGGCGCACGCGGTGGCGCGCACGCTGTCGGACGGCGGGCAGGTGGCGGTGGAGGCCGGCACGGGCACGGGCAAGTCGCTGGCGTACCTCACGCCCGCCGCGCTGTTCGCCGCGCGCAACGGCCTGAAGGTCGGCGTGGCGCCGCACACGAAGACGCTCCAGGACCAGCTCCTGGAGAAGGACCTGCCCCGGCTGCACCAGGCCACGGGCGGCGCGTTCGGCTATGCGCTGCTCAAGGGCCAGACGAACTACCTGTGCCGCCGCCGCGCGCTGGAGGCCACGCGCGTGGAGCCGGGGATGAACCACACCGCGCGAGCGCCCCGGGCCTACGTGCGCGCGTACCTGCGCCGCAGCCTGGACGGAGACCTGGACCGGCTGAGCCACTGGTTCCGCGAGCGCTTCCCGGGGATGCACGGGCTGGTGCCGTCGGTGCGCTCCGAGGCGGCGACGACGCTGGGCGAGCGCTGCCCGCATCACCACAAGTGCTTCTACCACTCGGCGGTGGCGCAGGCGCGCGAGGCGGACGTGCTGGTCATCAACCAGTCGCTCGCGTTCGCGTGGCCCGCGCGCTACGGGCGCCTGGACCACCTGGTGCTGGACGAGGCGCACGAGCTGGAGGACGTGGCCACCACCGCGCTCACGGTGGAGCTGTCCGACCTGGCCTTCCTGCGCCTCACGGAGCGGCTGCACGGGCGCGACGGGCGCCGGGGCCTCTTCGCGGAGCTGCGCCGCGCGCTCGCGGCCACGCGCCGGGATGAGTCCCGCGTGCTGATGTCCGAAGTGGACGACGCCCTGCGCACGCTGCTTCAAGAGGCGCGCGCGCTGGGCGAGCAGGTGACGGCCCTGTGCGAGCCCGCGTCCGCGATGCCCGGTGAGGACGCGGACGACGCGGCGTACGCGCCGGAGCTGCGGGTGACGGACGCGGTGCGCGCCCTGCCCGCCTGGGAGCCCGTGCGCGAGGGGCTGGTGGCGGTGCGCACGGCGCTGCAGCGCGTGCACACGCTGCTGGCGGTGCGCGTGCTGGCGGCGCTGCCGGAGCTGGCGGTGAAGCAGCCGTCGCTGGAGCGGGAGCTGGCCGGCGCCACCACGGAGCTGGGTGAGCTGTCGGTGCTCGCGGGAGAGCTGGCCGGAGAGCCGGACGCGAAGCGCTGCTACGCGGCGCGGGCGGAGCCTCGCAAGGGGCGCTGGAGCGTGGGCGCGCAGCCGGTGGACGTGTCCGAGGCCGTGGCCAAGGACTTCGCCGCGAACAAACGCGCGCTGGTGATGGCGTCCGCCACGCTGGGCACCGGGGACGGCGTGCCCTTCGTGCTGAAGCGGCTGGGGCTGAAGCCGCCGCTCCTGCGCGCACCGTCGCCCTTCCACCTGGGACAGCAGGCGCTGGTGGTGCTCGTCACCGACGCGCCGCGCGCGCACGAGGAGCCGTTCATCGACTGGGCCTCCGGGCGCATCTCCGGATTGGCGCAGGTGATGGGCGGCCGGGTGCTGGGCCTGTTCGCGTCCACGCGGCGGCTGGAGCGGGTGTCGCGCGAGGTGCAGGCGCGGCTGGAGCCGCACGGCATCGAAGTGCTGCGCCAGTCGCGCGGGCACGGCCGGTCGCTGGCGGCGCGGCAGGAGCGCGACACGGGCACGGTGCTCTTGGGCACCAAGAGCTTCTGGCAGGGCGTGGACATCCCCGGGCGCGGCGTGGGGTGTGTCTTCATCGACAAGCTGCCGCTGGAGCCGGCGTCCCGGCCGCTGGTGGCCGCGCGCGAGGAGCCGCTGGCGAAGGCGGGCAACGAGTACCTGGGCTTCCTCCAGTACCGGCTGCCGCGCGCGTTGCTGCTCATGCGCCAGGGCGTCGGGCGGCTCATCCGCTCCACCACGGACCGGGGCATCGTCGTCATCGCCGACCCCGGACACGCCAGCTACCGGCCCATGCTGCTCCAGGCGCTCGCGGGCTACCGCGTCGTCGCGCTGCCGTGGGCGCAGGCGCGGCTGCTGCTGCACTCGGAGCTGATGCAGATGGGGCTCACCGCCGATACCGCGCGGGTGTGA
- a CDS encoding cupredoxin domain-containing protein yields MRPFFSRIIKPWLALTAAAVLAGASQQACSKESSAKEPSAPAAQEVGRRENGVHVVELAVTEKGYEPSPVQLKKGEPVKLVVTRKTDMTCATELVMDEYKIDTKLPLDTPVEIAFTPNQSGTLKYGCAMGKMIAGTFVVD; encoded by the coding sequence ATGCGCCCCTTCTTCTCCCGCATCATCAAGCCCTGGCTCGCGCTCACCGCGGCGGCGGTCCTCGCGGGAGCGTCCCAGCAGGCGTGCTCCAAGGAGTCCTCCGCGAAGGAGCCGTCCGCGCCCGCCGCGCAGGAGGTGGGACGGCGGGAGAACGGCGTGCACGTGGTGGAGCTGGCCGTGACGGAGAAGGGCTACGAGCCCTCCCCGGTGCAGCTCAAGAAGGGCGAGCCGGTGAAGCTGGTGGTGACGCGCAAGACGGACATGACGTGCGCCACCGAGCTGGTGATGGACGAGTACAAGATCGACACGAAGCTGCCCCTGGACACGCCGGTGGAGATTGCGTTCACGCCGAACCAGTCCGGGACGCTGAAGTACGGCTGCGCGATGGGGAAGATGATCGCCGGCACCTTCGTCGTGGACTGA
- a CDS encoding diguanylate cyclase encodes MPDAERKRMAEGARRSGPANDFSGRTVLIVDDDPAQVKHVREGLAPHGYVFKEALDGAQALSAIRAGRPDLIVMDVEMPGLGGVEVCRIVKANAGEGGFGFIPVILMTARQAAGKVEGLELGADDYLVKPFDMLELGARVKSMLRLKALQDALLEKNRELEWANRELDRRRQELLALSRTDALTGLFNRRYFEERLSEEFMRSRRYRSPLSLVMLDIDHFKRINDTFGHPFGDEVLRAVAQTARATLREVDLLARYGGEEFIALLPEAAPQDALRACERVREAIERLELTWKAPDGGGSQEVKLTASLGVATVPADDLPGTEALLRAADASLYSAKGTGRNRVHQHAA; translated from the coding sequence ATGCCGGATGCCGAAAGGAAGCGGATGGCGGAGGGCGCGCGCCGGAGCGGACCCGCGAATGACTTCTCCGGACGCACCGTGCTCATCGTGGACGATGATCCGGCGCAGGTGAAGCACGTGCGCGAGGGCCTGGCCCCGCACGGCTACGTGTTCAAGGAAGCGCTGGACGGCGCGCAGGCGCTGTCCGCCATCCGCGCGGGACGGCCCGACCTCATCGTGATGGACGTGGAGATGCCGGGCCTGGGCGGCGTGGAGGTGTGCCGCATCGTCAAGGCGAACGCGGGCGAGGGCGGCTTCGGCTTCATCCCGGTCATCCTGATGACGGCCCGGCAGGCGGCGGGCAAGGTGGAGGGGCTGGAGCTGGGCGCGGACGACTACCTGGTGAAGCCCTTCGACATGCTGGAGCTGGGCGCGCGCGTGAAGTCCATGCTGCGGCTCAAGGCGCTGCAGGACGCGCTGCTGGAGAAGAACCGCGAGCTGGAGTGGGCCAACCGGGAGCTGGACCGCCGCCGCCAGGAGCTGCTCGCGCTCAGCCGCACGGACGCGCTCACGGGGCTGTTCAACCGGCGCTACTTCGAGGAGCGGCTGAGCGAGGAGTTCATGCGCTCGCGCCGCTACCGCTCCCCGCTGTCGCTGGTGATGCTGGACATCGACCACTTCAAGCGCATCAACGACACCTTCGGCCACCCCTTCGGAGATGAAGTGCTGCGCGCGGTGGCGCAGACGGCCCGCGCGACACTGCGGGAGGTGGACCTGCTGGCCCGCTATGGCGGCGAGGAGTTCATCGCCCTGCTGCCGGAGGCGGCCCCCCAGGACGCGCTCCGGGCGTGCGAGCGGGTGCGCGAGGCCATCGAGCGGCTGGAGCTGACGTGGAAGGCGCCGGACGGAGGAGGCTCCCAGGAGGTGAAGCTGACCGCGTCGCTGGGCGTGGCGACGGTGCCCGCGGACGACCTGCCGGGCACGGAGGCGCTGCTGCGCGCGGCGGACGCGAGCCTCTATTCAGCCAAGGGGACGGGCCGCAACCGCGTCCACCAGCATGCGGCGTGA